From the Telopea speciosissima isolate NSW1024214 ecotype Mountain lineage chromosome 9, Tspe_v1, whole genome shotgun sequence genome, the window AGTCCGTCGTTGTCGACCAATAAGTGGGACCCCAGAATATTGAGATCTTGATTCTATGGACTATCAGATTCCACGTGGTGTTATCCTATACTCCGACGTATATCTATAAGGATCACACACTTGTAgtcaaagaaacataaaaacatgATGGTAACGTGTCACGTCGATTGGGGCAGTTAAGGAAGACACGTGGCTGACCAGAGCTGGCAGTTGGGGAAAGCAACAGTAGTGTCTGTGTGACAACTGACTAGAGTGCACAACAAGTCAACAACTACAGTTAAGGCTCGAGATCGGTATGCCCAGAATTTTTTTGTGGTGTGAGAATAAGGGGCATTTTCGTAAATTAAATGCCAACATCTACCTTGTTTCCAAATTCTAACTAAtggtcatgactcatgactcaCCAGAGATTCgaaaatgattttatttcattttgggtTCAAtttaaacaattaattaataGTTAATAGTGACtatccatttccattttttgaaTCACAAATTATCAGGGAAAGAATATACATTTAAAATGGTatcattttaattaattttgtgcAGCTTCATTGCTCATATGGGacaatttttttggggtcaTTCCTGTGATGGCCCATAGACCAGTTAAGATGGCAGCCAAGGGTGGGGTTTCAGCTCCAAGAAGAGAGGGCGGCCAAGGGAAGGGGGTGAGTTATTAGACGTCACACATCCGATGGGGATAGAGTTGAACATGCGACCTCCTCTTAAGACTTAGGCCAACACTCTATTATGACTGGCAATCACCACCATACCAATAAACACTTGGCATGGTTTTGGTGCACGATATTGGATCGGGTATTAAGTCACCTACAAAGTTGATACGAAAATCGATATGACATTGGTATCAACATAGATTGTTGTATCGGACAAATttatctctgtttttcttttaaaatagttttttattttattttattattttacccaTTGTCTGTAGCGTTTCATCGTATAGTATCGACAAGGTGTTGGTATTGGTCACCTTCAAAATCGTGTAGTATCGATCGTATCAGGAGATCTGgcaccgatacctcaaaccatgctttcttgggctgaaattGGGCAAGAAAGATCTGTGTAGTTCTCTATTACATGAAGTCATTCTTGCACTACTATGTGGTTGGTTGTAAcatttcgattttttttttgattttattttaaatatggGAGAGGATTTTTGGCCAACGTATAAAGTAGGATACCATTGAGGTGAGGTGGAAAGATTTCATACATAGAAAGGGAGTGGGGGttatttcatgagagagagagagagcgagagagagagagagctcccCTTGCGGCTCAGAGaaactttttcctttaaatacataaataattgaagtggaagaaattttttgaacaaaaacTAGTTaggttttttcaaaataattttgcGTGTAAGAACTATTTgtctataataaaatataaaaaagagaaagaactctGCTTGGTCACCCCTCCCTACGCCATCTCACATGGGCGCCTAAAAAGATTATCCCACCCCTACTCGTTGATGGCATATGTGTGCATTATCATTGTCCCAACCATTGGCGTGGAGGTCATACGACcaagtaacatttttttttctcaatataAAAATATTGATCAATTTAAtgataataattattttttgggtaaattacatgtcaccctgattttcaaacaaaactcaaatcaccctcttggttttttaaaatacttaAATCACCCTATGTATTAGATttcaatatgacaaattagtttctatcgttagttttatgctgttaagtgatgatgtgagcaagttaaataaatttaaattcttaaacTACCATTGACCAGTATATagttactattttgcccttgaaatctaaaaaccccaaaacacaattttgttttcttcctctCGTCTTCTTCATCTCCCCACCGTCACCGCCGTTGCCGCCGTTACGCTACCATATTCCCCCATCCCCACCTACAAAccccttcctctccctctctcgggTTGTCGTCGCCTTGTTCCGGGGAAGTACCTGACTATTGATCCCAACAGCCGTGCGGTAATGATTGGTTCTTGCGAGAAGCAGAAGTTCGTTTATGTTTTGAACAGGGATACTGTTGCGAGGTTGACATGTCTTCACCTTTAGAAGCCCATAAGTCTCACACCATTTTGTATTCCGTTTACGGTGTTGATTGCGGTTTTGATAACCCCATTTTTGCCGCGATTGGAACCCCCAAATCCttaaatggaaaaataaaaattaggcgAGATGGGCAGATAAGTGTTTGTTTGTCAAGGGTTTGTGATACGAGGACCTCCTCATCAAGTTTCTGATGCTTTGATCTTTCATAAAGATGAAACAGATGAggtttaatgaaatttttaagtCTCTTTATACAAGTGACGTAACAACATAAGAAGAGAATTGAAGAATTGCAAGCTGCTGCATAAGTGGAAACCCTAGAATGGTTATAGGttatttctttgattcttttccccatatgggttttctttgtttctctccTTTCATTCTTCGCTACTGGTTCTTTCTTATTCTCCCCTTTTGAGCCTGCCAGGTTATCTATTTGAGTATAATCTGTTTCTTTCCCTTGAATCAATTTGTTTGTTTCAGCATAACCAATCATCAATAGCTTATACTTTCTTCAGAGTGCATGTCATAGTTGGGGACTGGTTTCCATAATATCAGATGATGACTTCTTAGATTCAAGGGGGATTTAGTCTTCTGCGTGTGGCAGCCCTCAAATCATCTATTCTCTCTTGATTTGTTATGCCAAAAcctacaaattttatttttggttcacAAAATCGATGAGGCTAGTTCAGAGAGAAAgggtaaaaaacaaaatacaagaaaattttCCTCTACAGAAACAATTAATCACCATTTTACTACTACGGATTGTTGTTTAATTCTTCCGAAGATGGCCACTGCAAGTGCTGCCGTGAAAGTGGGATCTTTGGATAAAGAAGAAGCCATCTGTTCAAGAAGAGAGATCGTTTTCCTTGGAATATTCCAGGAGTTTTTGCCTTTTGGGAATCTGGGTTCTAGGGTCGTCAGGTGAACTAGCggtaatggtgggtggcggtggtggtggctgcgGCGGAGGTGGTTGCAGCGGTGGTGGTGATTTGGGATATAattgaaaatatcaaaattggtattctAAATATAACTAAAAAGTTTTGAGTATCTAAAGTGCATTTTCTACAATTGGATACCTCAATTgtgattgtttatcttattttgattAAGattaaatatgtcatttcacttttttgtttgattttaatTAACACCATTATTTTAGATGcagacggatgagtattttaaaaaatcaaaaggtaatttgagtttcgtttgaaaatcagggatgacgtgtaatttatctttttgtttttttgttttttgttttttttggcaaCAGCAAGAAATTTCTCGTataagattcaaaattcaatcATTATTGCCGACAAATATATTAATAAGTCAatcttttattattgttttttaaattttaaaaataatacgATTAatcattaaagaaagagaaaattacacTCCCCCCATCAACCAACTTGTTCTTCTAGACCAACTTCCCCAAGCTTGCCCATGATGGTGTTTAATAAAATGCATCTGTGCTACAATTGTATTTCGGCATTTCTAGTTTTCTACAACCATTTTGGACTCACAAAGTATTTAGGTGAGGACAGAGAATGAAACTACATCAGGCCCATGTTTTTCTTTCATAAGAGCAAATATGATTATTGACTAATGAGAAAATGCTGCAACTCAGGCTCTAGACCCAAGCCCTAACCTGAAGTAGTTCAAATTTGAGCCCAATTTTCTTTTGGGTCCAGTCCAAGTTGTACCCCAAGTTATGATGACCCAAGAAAAGAGCCCAAGTTTCTGTTCACTAAACATGcaattttcatttctttgaaGTAGGAGACTAGAGAACCATCACTTCAAGCATGGATCACCAACCATGACTGGTTTCCTTCTAGTTCAGTAACTAATTCTTGCTTTAAAAAACATTCACTTCATGCCTCCAAAAATGTCACGATTGAATGAACGTCGTCGTATCACACCCTACTACACACCAAGATCATGGTAATTCTACATTGATCTTTATATTTAGGTGATTCAATAAGCTTAACAATGCCGACAGTGTGACACCTTCACTATTAATTAACTTCCAAGATTCATTGTTTGGGATAAGCTACATTTAACAGTTCAGATGGAATTAGGCATATTAGGTCTGGCCTTAACTCTTCTtagttcctttctctttttcattgTTCTATACCTCAAGCTAGATAAGAAATCTGTTGAGAACACTAAGAAACTCCCTCCAGGTCCACCAAGATGGCCCATTGTTGGCAACCTTCTTCAATTGGGCCCATTACCACACAAGGACTTTGCAGCTTTCTGCAAGAAGTATGGGCCCTTGGTCTATCTACGGCTCGGAAGTGTTGATGCAATCACTACCGATGACCCTGAGATGATACGTGAAATACTTCTCCGGCAAGATGAAATCTTTGCTTCTCGACCTCGGACCTTAGCTGCAATCCACCTCGCTTATGGGTGTGGAGATGTGGCATTGGCACCATTAGGCCCACATTGGAAGAGAATGAGGAGAATATGCATGGAAAATCTACTAACGACGAAGAGAATTGAGTCGTTCGCAGTTCACCGTGCTCATGAAGCCCAACACTTATTGCGGGACGTGTGGGCTCAATCTCAAACAGGTAAGCCCGTAAACCTAAGGGAAGTCTTGGGTGCATTTTCGATGAACAATGTGACTAGGATGTTGTTAGGGAAGCAATATTTCGGGGTCAAATCGGCTGGACCAGATGAAGCTTTGGAGTTCATGCACATTACCCATGAGTTATTTTGGCTTCTTGGGTTAATATACTTAGGTGATTATCTGCCCATTTGGAGGTGGTTCGATCCTTTCGGATGCGAGAGGAAGATGAGGGAAGTGGAGAAGAGAGTGGATGAGTTCCAGAAGAAGATACTTGAGGAACAtaggaaggggagagagaagaaggaggaagatggaggg encodes:
- the LOC122639703 gene encoding cytochrome P450 703A2, with amino-acid sequence MELGILGLALTLLSSFLFFIVLYLKLDKKSVENTKKLPPGPPRWPIVGNLLQLGPLPHKDFAAFCKKYGPLVYLRLGSVDAITTDDPEMIREILLRQDEIFASRPRTLAAIHLAYGCGDVALAPLGPHWKRMRRICMENLLTTKRIESFAVHRAHEAQHLLRDVWAQSQTGKPVNLREVLGAFSMNNVTRMLLGKQYFGVKSAGPDEALEFMHITHELFWLLGLIYLGDYLPIWRWFDPFGCERKMREVEKRVDEFQKKILEEHRKGREKKEEDGGGGEDEGRGMDFVDILLSLPGEEGKKNMDDVEIKALIQDMIAAATDTSSVTNEWAMAEVIKNPRVLRKVQEELDLVVGRDRTVTESDLAHLNYLRCVVRETFRMHPAGPFLIPHESIRPTKINGYYIPAKTRVFINTHALGRNTRIWDDVEEFRPERHLSVDGSRVEISHGNDFKILPFSAGKRKCPGAPLGVVFVLMALARLFHCFDWSPPEGMRPEDIDTNEVYGLTMPKANPLMAMARPRLASHLYC